The nucleotide sequence GAATCAGACACGAGCCCTAATTGCAATAAATATTCACAGACAAAGGCAAGGATCATTGTTCCCCATGTAtggaggagaaactgaggcacaaagtgATTACTGCACGTCAGTGACATAGCCGGACAGAAAGCCCAGTTAGCCCCACACCTGCTACCAGGTGCTTTAAAACTGGCCAAAGCCACATTTAACACAAATAATTCCTTTAACATCTTACTTTTGCTTCTATGTTCAGTGAGACcaatgatttcttttttaaccttTCATTTCTCAAATAGCCCCCACAAAACTGTGAGTAAAGTTCCAGGAAATTCAGTGAAATCTGCCAGCAGATTCATCCCACTCATGATATTCACCGTAAGCTACAAGATACAGGGTCAGCCAAATGAGGGCTCTGTGTATGCCGCTGCACTCTTCTCACTCCACCCAAATAACTACATGACTCACCGGGAgaaataaaatggagaaaaatagtaagacttaaaagaaaaataatgtttccaTAAAACACAGACTTATTGCATGATAGCTGGAGGCAACACCTTTGCACAAACAGCTGTAAATTAAAGCTGTCCTGTAACTAAGCTTCCAGAAATTGCTTACACAATGTGTGGCAATGGGAGAGCATGTAGAAAACAATTTTCTTCAttcttcttcacttgctcaagtTGTCGAAAAGCTACTCGCCTGCCCTCAAAAGCGTGAAGAGAATAACTTTTTATTCTCCCATACCGCATTGCTACAGCTTAAGATGTGAACATTTTGCCACTTGATTGCTAAACTAGAATTTTCTTGATTTCTAAGTACAAGTGTAAGTACATAATCAAATACGCATTGCCTGCAGGTGGCAAGTGTTTGAGAACTTGAAATCACAATTTTTTTCTGCCCTCTCCAGTGAGCATTGGTGAGCTCTCAGTCTTTTGTCTCTGCTCATTTCAGCTATGAGAAGGCTATCCAGTGTTTAAGTTCTTCCATACGCTGCAATATCTGCGTATAATAGAAATCCATGTTGGCTGCAAAATCAGTACACACAGGGGATTCCATATCACCAAAGGTGCAGTACAATGCAGTTCCTCCAATGCTAAGGAAAACAGTTGCTATGCACAGCAGGACCAGCAAAATACAGGAGCCACCAGCTACTTCATCTGTAAATACAAGAGCAGAAGAGGATGATATACAAAACAATATGAACATACGTGAAAAAATACGAGATAGGTTTTTACCATGAATGGGTCAGGAGGTAAACACACTCACTAATGCTCACCGTGTCAAAGTGACCATAATACATACCAGGAACTGTATGTTTCTCTACCCAGTCTTTTCAGAAAGCTAAATAATTATATAACTTCATTTCTGCAACCTGTGTACCTGTTCTTGCTGATTTCACTTGAACTGAAGCAAAATACATTTAACTATGAGAATGTTGCACAACCAAAGCCTTCCTACATGGAAATGgttgaaataaaagaaaagctttgaaaataaaacataatgaaACATTCTTGCTTCATTTGTACTGACACTGGCTGTGCTAACATGAAGTGTTTGTGTTTGCTCTCACATTTTGACTGTAAGACACTGATAGACACAAAACCTTCAGGGTAGGCTAATGTGAACGGCTCTTTTACATCTCAGTTGTCCTGTGGTAACTGTTTGCATCACTGTTTATTCCAGAGTAAGAGCAATCAAGAGGTTGCAGAGGTGCTGCTGCATCCTCACAACTTCACTTGTCCTTGGTAATTTGTACACATGAACAACATCTGCATCTTCTATCAGACTGAAGAGGTTCTAAGAAAATTACTGAACTACTTTCATTCTACATCATGGGGAGGAAacagtggaaaagaagaaaaaaagaggaaacattcAAGCACTTTTTTTGGGTGTTTGAAATCAGATTTAAAATACTAATAAACAACTTTCATTTTGAATCATTAaatccctggggaaaaaaaaatcatagaagaaACTCTAattgaaattttatttaaaacaacaaattgttttaaaataatttcaacaaaAAGATGGGAAAAGCTCCTTTTTGGGCAGTGAAAGGATTTTCTTCTCAGTGTATGAGACACACTTAATGCACTTTGAAGCACTAAAGAGCTCCATTAATACCATTTAGTGGCTGGCACACACAGCAGATACAGAAAATAGTATCATTAGTAaccaaaagtatttttcttaacaTCTCTTCAGTTTTAGTAATAGAGATTTTAAACTCCAAGAAAAGCATAACTAAATAATGTATTGTATTTCTTAAGAGGCTATTTAGCCCATCAAAAAGGCAGTAAGGTGCTTAGTCAAACTTAATGACAGCTAGCAAATATACATGCGTATTTAGTTATAAAGCAAGGTTAAAATCTGACACTCTCCAATCCTACAGTCTACTAGAAAGGGTTGGAATGTTACCTGTGGACAAAGCACAACAGACTTGTTTCTTTTGCATCCCTCTTTACCTATATGGATTAGATTTAGGGATAAAGCCTACACCTCCCACCTTTATGCTCAAAACGTTAATGAAAGGACGTCCATTAGATGTCACTTGCAAATAATTCAGTCAGAGGAAAAAGTCTGTGGCTTCAGTCTCAGCCAAGTGCTAAAACAGAAGTGTACTTGTTGTATCTTTCTGTAGCCTTGTTACCCAAACCTGGTATAGAACAATCTTTGATCAAGCACCTTCACTTAttacttcagttttaaaaagCCAAGACAGTATGACAATGAACACTCACTTTGCTCTTGTGAACAAAAAGGTCAACATAATTTGCAACACAAGAGTGCAACCCAAGAATAAACAGCTTTAAATTACCTTGATCCAATGTGTCTTCTATTTCTTGGAATCGCACTCttctctttgtttgcttttgctggacttgagcaattgtttttccttccctgtcATCTCTCTTCTTTAGTATAGACACCAAACCTTCTGCTGGGGCAATCTATCAGGAAAGACAGTGAGTGGCACAAGGATGTAAAAAATCCAAACGTGAGACCTATTTAACAATGACCTTAAGGAGTTATAAAGCGTTTCCACTCTACTTTTCTTAAACATTGCGCACTTGTGAATCCTCCTTCCTGAACATGTCAATTCCTTAACATGCAGGACAGCTGCATTCTGCTGTCTGCTGACACTACTTGCCCTTAATTGCTATCAAAGTTAAATACACATACATTTACTGTTTGGACCATACTTTGTATTCACTGCAACAGTTCCTTTGGAAGCTCATGTTCTTAAATCACATGGGTTGGGGCAGTGGCGAGGAGGGTTCACATCAAAAACATGATCATCAGAAGGCAATAAGAAGTCAATGACACATTGCTGCTGCCTCTCCAAAGATATAATCCTGCAGAGACTACCAAGGATTTATTGCGAGATTAATTTTCCAGCATTGCAACTGCTTCCCCAGGGCAGACAACAAGCTACAGTGGggtcacaaaaccaaaaagaggtaacaccagagaaaaagaaagcttcAATGCTCTGGATAGATTCCAGCTCCACATTGTAATACGCTATCTGGATACAGCGGCAGTTCAAAAGTCCTTCCCTACAGGCTGGTCATGCAAATGGCTTGCACAAACAGTGATGGTCAACAAGTCAATAAACTGCAACTTCTCTTGCCTTTGCTACAGCATTTGGCTTAGCTGCAAGAGTATACACTGAGCCATACTACGATGTTACACCAGCCTGAGCAGTCTGTAATTTCCTAGGTATTAGAGAAATAAAAGTagaggaagcatcagcagaaaAATTCTTTCGTAAGCAAGCAGTTCGCGGTGTgctagaaataaacaaaaatcaaaataggAAGCATGTTTAGACATGCCTTTTTTTAATCTAGAGATTATCTTGACCTGAAAAAAAGTCTTAGTCATCTCTTCATAAATCTCAGTAGCTCTTTAAAAAATTTATTCTGTAGATCAGCAACAATATTTGTTAAATTGAAAAGTAATCTGTATACATCTGTGCAACAGATAAGAAAACATATCACATTTGCAACTGACTTTGCAACCCATCTATGCAGGAGATGACCCCAAATGCCTATAATTTTCATTAAAACTCTGagtagaaaaaaccccaaactttcagATAACACTGTAGTTGCAGACAACTGATTGCTTAACTCCCTACATAATCTAATCAAGTTAGAAGACCATGCATAAAAACTTGCTTGCGTTGCACCTATAAGAGCTGTTGAAAAACGGAAAACAAACGACTTCATAACTTACATCCCTAAGCTTGCTTCGTGCTACAAGCTTATACAATGCATTGATGCATGCTGTAATTGGAGAGATGGTGCACTGAACACAGCGCAACACAAGCACAATCGAATAGGCATTGCAGCAACTACAGCATTTGGCATTTGCAACATTTTAACTGGTAAGTGTACCAATTCCATTTGCAGGTCTCTATCTGGGCAGTATTTTATAGCCCTCAAGTGGATGAACAATGTTGCTCTGAACAACTCACAGAGTTGGTCACCATGAGTATATCCCTACAGTCTAACCATTTTTCCCAAAATGACAACTGAGAAGATAAACCTGATCTCTGCCACACTCCCCCTTTTGATACTCACGTTCCCTTTTGATTATCTGCTCAAGAACTTAAATGGATTATTTAATGAAACAATGTAATGAAGTACTTAAAAAGCAGGGACAGAGGAGGTGGTGAAAATAAACTAAGTCAACATATAGAGGACCACTATTTGGCACTCATGAATCTGAAATAATAGCCCATAAGTGTCTCAGCAAAACAGACAAGGGCATTGGGGTGAAGCTTCTACCAGTAATACTGGTAATGTTAAATTAGCCTTGCAGAGCTGCCATGAAAATTTATCAGGCCAGCTAGAAAATTAACGCATATGCTCCCTTGTTGTGACAAGGAAGAGGGATTGCGTAGGAGTGCattaatttgatttatttatttgggaGGGCGGAGATGAAACTATGTCCTTCAAAAGAATAGATCATTTTAAGCTTCTGTGTGTGGCACTGCTTTTGTAAAGAGGATCAATGGCTCCTCCCGCCCCCATGCAGCAAGCTTGCTGTCGTGTGGCACGTGTGTTCCCAGGTGGCTCGGAGTGCACTCGGAGGGAATGTCACCCAGGGCTGGCAGGGTGTTTGTACCAGTCTGCCCTAAGATCAGTATGTGGTGGGCCATTCTGCAAGTTGCCATTTCAAACTGAGATGCTTCATTGTGGCTCTTGGTACTTTTAGAATGACGGCATCACAAGCTCTGTCTTCTCCAAGCTTAAAATCAGAGGGTGATCTCTGACAGGATTATGTGGAAATGTGTGTTTCAATGATTACAGTTATGTAAAAGGCTTGCAAAGGAAAGCCTTGCTACAATGAGATTCACTTACTCTTCCTGTCAGCATATATGGCTAGGTTTCAGGATTTACTTCTAAAAGTATAAAGAACTAATTGACACAGCACAGTTTTCTCTACTCTGAATATCTTCTTTTGCTTAAAAAGGGAGAGTAAGGGCTTTTgattatgaattaaaaaaaaaaaaaaatcagtgtggcTAGGCTTATTCTCTTGTCCCAACAATAGCCATAGACTGTCATTTTAAGATTGTCCCCCCTTTACCTGAGATGTAATTCACAcctagaatatttcatctgcctttgAATTTCACAAGTAACATAATTAAGGTTTATGTTCTGTTCTGCAGAGGACCTACAAAGCCATGCCTCGTAACCAGGACACACTTTATTGTTAAAATGAAAATTCAAACTTATGGAATTCTGCATAAAGCaatattttcatcttcttttctacCATATTCTCAGTTGCAGCTCAAAACTATTTAATGCAAACTTCACTACATTTTTCTTACTTTCAGTCATAAAAACGTCATTACTGTAAGTTTGTCATGTAAGAATAGGGTCTGTCTTGCTATAAATAAAATCTTGTTCAATTAAAACAactgtaaatgtatttttctatcaTACCTGTAATTTAGAAAGATTTCAAAGCAATATATAAACTGATTGTATTGGCTCCATCTCCCATTAATTAAACATCCAAGGAGAGGGACTTAGCTGCCTTGCAAGACTTGAAGTTTTCCATCCCAGTCTTTAGAAGGCAGGAGGAATTTTAAAAGGCAGAATACATTATTTAAATTGGAAGTTAATGAGGGAACTGTAGTTAAGAGAGTTGACCATAGTCAAGTCTCTGCTTGACTTGAACCACAGGAGGAAAGACCTAGGCTTGCACCAGGCTGCAAACGGCTTCTTCTTAATTCTAAGTTAGATAATTAACAAAAGATGGTCTCGGGAACAGCTGTGTAACTGAGCTTACTCACTTATCTCTCCTGGCCCTCACAAAGTGTTTTGACCAGAACTTTTATAATGACTGTACAGGAACTGCAAATGGCATATGGATATGTGGTGGCATTTTGACCAACAGTCAAAAAGGAAAGCAGCAATGACTGCTGGTTAATTGAAACTCTGTTAAGTGTTTTAGCTTTTCTCTATTTACCACTATTAACACAAAGTTTTTCTGCTTCTCGAAAAAGTTTTATACTTTTTTTGGATAAAGTTTAATATCCTGGctgtaaaataagaaaaaaaaaaaaagctctaattAAAATACCTGTCTCTTCTCTTTTTAAAACAGCATttgctaataaaatattttaaaaccttcTTACATTATACATACTTTTGCTAAGAAAATAAGGCCCTGTACTTCAAGCTCTGAGAGAAAACGGATTAAAGTTAACTATTGGAATCATATGTAGCATACAGAAGCAAATAAAACCCCCCAAACTGAAGGGGCTGCAAAGTGGGATTTCAGAAGAAAAGTTCATTGTATGAAGTATTTTGGTCTGAATGCAGAAAACTACTTAAGGAGGAGCTTTGTTTGTATACCTTTCCGTGGGATGTATTCCTTATTAAGTTACTTGGTAAAGGCCTACAGTTTTATTTCTAGCAAtcccagatttttttaaagtggtaATCCAGAACTGTACAACAAATTGACAAAAAGCAAGACTACCTTGGGTTAAGCTATAAGCAGCAGACAAACCCCTTTGCTAATAAAATATATTGGATACATGAATAATATGACTTTGAAAAGAAGCTAACTTGGCAGATTCAGTATTCGTACCACGGCGTCAGATTTGCACCATTTTTCTGCTTATATGCTTGCCCCTTTACATACCAACAAATAGCTCAGATACCCTGTAAGCATTTCATATGGATACATAATATTAGGCCAAGCACTGGCTCCGgcacgtgggtcacaacaaccacaggcagcTCTACAGGCTTGAGGAAGCGTGGCTGGGAAGCtgtctggaggaaaaggatctgggggttttgACTGACagatgactgaacatgagccagctctgtgcccaggtggccaaaagggccaacagcattctggcttatatcagaaacagtgtggccagcaggactagagaagtgatcatccccttgtacttggcactggtgaggccttaccttgaatactgtgttcagttttgggcctctcactacaagaaagatattgaggtgctgacgaagctggtgaggggcctggagcacaagtctgatgagaagtggctgatggaactggggctgtttagcctggagaaaaggaggcagaggggagaccttattgctgtctacaactacttgaaaggaggttgtagcgtggagggtgttgttctcttctcccaagtagcaagcactaggacaaggggaaatggcctcaagttgtgttggggaggtttagattggatattaggaaaaattcttcatggaaaggcttgtcaggcattggaacaggttgcccagggaagtggtggagtcaccatccctggaggtgtttaaaaggcatttagacaaggttcttagggatgtggtttagtgctataattaggttatggttagtctcgatgatcctgagggtctcttccaactgaaattattacatgattctattctataattCTTGCAAACTCAAAACTACAGGACCCAAGCCATACCAGAGAACAGGGGATCTCAACAAGGACTCTGCCACCCTGGGAGACTCTGTCTCCAGGTCTAGTAGAGATTGACGGAGACTTTGTTTCTGCAATCAAATCAGCTACTAGTCACTATGTACTCAGTACTTTTTTAAAGTCTTGGTGTACAAAAAGTGCCAACCGAAAGCTAGTACCTTTTGTCATGGTAGACAGTCTCATTGTCTCTGCTTTACGAAAAAAACCTCACATGATAATTTTCAAATAAGGAAAAACATGAAGATTTTACTGTTTTCCCTAACTGTCACTCAGATTAGGGCTTATGTTCTAAACTTTGATTTCACGTGGCAAAACAGAACTTTTTTGCTTGATTGCTTGTACATAATTTCATTCTCACAGAAATGACAGCAGAGATCTATGAAGAGGTTATACACTTCTGATATCTGCTGCTGTCAACTGTGCTTGAAAGTTCTTTGTTAGCTGTATGAATCTAGTTTCTATAAAATGACAGTGATTTTCCATCATCTGCATGCTTACAATATGTATTTCCGTTTTGCTATTATTTAAAGCCAGAATCAGGATTTAGTGGATTTTCAGTCATGTAATTAGTAATTGTAAATGGTAGACTAAAAGCAAGTGACATAAAGGATCTAAATTAGACAACTACATGAGATGATTCTTTGATCTCAATATGACGTCAAACAAAACTTCTTAACTGTAAATACATATAAAAGtacttttctccattttcaataaattaatattacacctccatttaaaaatattaatgaaattttGTCCTACCACATGATTTTTGTACcttgtttatttcaaaataatcttCTGCCTTCCATTCTAACTTATTTGTGGTGATTTTGTAAATACTTATTTCATGACATGTTTTAGCAcagtaaattgattttttttttttttttgctgccatGTTGGTACATTTAAtgtaattaatttcatttcattcatGTGCTACCATTGCATTTTCTAGGTGCTTTTTTCAGAACCACTGTATGAAAACATTGTTCTCTTATCAGATGACCACAGCCCAAACAATGCAAATTCAAAGGCTTCAGGaggacaaaaaaagaagaaatgttatGGCTGGGTGCAAAGATCAGTCTGCTTGTCAAACCATCAGTCAAATCTTTTTTTAGTACTTTAATACTTATTTTAGTACTAAAACAGTATCAGTGAAAGCAAGTTAACAGTACTGCTTTCTCAGGGGTGCCAAACCCTCTCAGTTCCTGGTGTCTTCCAGGCAAGCTGGAAGTGCTCACCACTTCTGAAAAACAACCCCTAGGGCAACAATATTTGGTAACATTAACTGGAAAAGCAAAATACAAGCGTATAATGAAACAATACAATCTGCTGCGCTGTCCTTAACTCACCCTGCCGCACTGAGAAATTTCAGGTATTGCAAAACAGCCCCAGATGCTGCATATTACAAATTTTAATCAGTACTGAAATTAATCCTTCTTCTCCCTGATTTACCCCCCCTGGCTCACACACAACTCAGGCCTCTTGTTAAGAACAATTCAAAAAGACTCCCACCAGTGTTAGCCAACACTATGCTTTATACGGCCAGAAAAAGTGCTATGGAAAGGCTCAAGGCACTTTTTCCTTGCCAGAGACTCTGAGTACTGGAAGTCTTAGCACTGGGATAGCAAGCCAGAAAAGAAACTAGATTCCCTGTAAAGCATAAGCTTTCTAACAGTATCAATATGCTGTTTCTCATCCCATCCTGTAAAATGCAAATGGCATGAACATAGCAATTTTAAAACAGCTTCTATAGCATTAATTCAGGATTTTTTTACATGAAACTGAACAGTTCTCTCCTGTAGCTTAAAATGCTGAACTTGCAGTGGGCTCAAAAGAAAACTGATCCAGAGGGACGATATTTAATTTACTCTTCTGTTGTACATGTATATGGGCTTAGCACAGTCTGTCAACAAAATGCTCATCTTCAAAATCATCCTTTAAGTGACCACAAGCCAACGGATTTAGTTCAAAAGTTTGATTACATGTATGAACATGTACATGGGCTTCCACATCTGCATGTTGGCAAGAGCTTGTGTACATCTTTGTGCATATGGCCCTCAGTCCTGGTATGTGGTGTGCTTCCTGACATCCCACAGAAAGACAAGGTGTTTTAGGACAGGTCACAATGAATAATCTTGGAAAGGAGATAAGAAGCTCTTTAggtggggagaaaaaacaaaaaggtcCATTTCCAGCTCTGGAGAATTTGCCAAATGTAATAACATCAGCATGAATCCCCAGTATTTAGTTCCTTGCTTGGCTGCTCTCCCTCAGCAATCACGGGTTCTTGCTCTCTATGCATTAGCTTCTGATCTATAGAGAAGTACTGTTACTTTATTGCCACGGGATGTTGTACTgttaaatgcattaaaaatagaGATGAACTAAGAAGAAACCTTTTTACAAGAGTTCCCCCTCCAGCATCTGGAACTGTGTCATTTCACAATAATctcattttttcatttaaagaaaaagcttttaaggTCCCACGATTGCAAATGCACCACAACCAGAAGACAAAGTGAAGATGTCATCATACGCGCTCCAAGAAAGTCCCAAAGCAGTATATCTTCTATATTTTCAGAAGACAAAGTTAGCTTACGAAGCGCTCATCCTTGTTGTGGTCTATGAGCAACGCTGCAGAAAGGTGACTTCAGGCTTAAAAGTTCTTTCTTAGTTTTGGCTGAACACAAAACTGCCTAAACTTCGCAAAATTAGAAGCCATACATTCATATACAGAGTTTATTACATATGTAGTTCTCACCTATACAGAATAGGCACTGAAAAGCAGATTTTATTCTATGAATAGAAACAAACATGTTACATCATAGGCATTATATTGACCTCTGATATGAAACTGTGATTTAAAAGGAACTGTCAGCCCATCTCCTAACAGTCTctgtcagaataaaaaaaaaaaaaaccaaaaaaaagctgTTCACATTCATTGACACTCATATGTAAAAACCAATCTAATTTTTAGAAACACAGAGCACTGCTGGTCGAGAAGGAGGTAAacaggtaaaatatttttttctgaatttactcAGAACAATTAATAAGTATAGATTTCTTTACAGGTTAAAAAATGATATATGAAGGAATATTTATCACAGTTTGAAGCTGtaaatttctaaaatattttaattgagaTAAATATGGAAGATTTTATAGGATTCACAGTATTTACCTCAGCAATCTCTATCCTTCTTGCAAGTTCATCAAGAGAAGAAAAGCTGTCATCTAGCGATAAAGCTTCCAGTGAGTTGTAAGATGCTCGTTCAGGTGAAATATCTGGAACAGCATCGAAGTCCTCTTGGCTTCCtaagtttgcaaatgactctTCAGTGTCTATTATGTTACCATTCAAAAATCTGAGAAATAAATCTTCTTGTTCTTCATTATTTACTTTCTCCTCCTGTCCTGCTGTTCTCTGTATTTCCTTGCATACTTGTAAATGGGCAGTATTCTCATGCTCAGACACTTTATTACACCCAGAGCATACATTTGATGCAGTTCTGTCCTGCGAAGATCTATCGTCATCAGGCTGTTTCTGTTGCTGCTTTAAATTACTGTTTCCAGGCTGGCCACTAGTAATTTCTGAAGGGTCAGCATCATGTTTTGATCTGAGCAGATTTCTATCAGCTTGCACACCTTTATCAGCAGGAACCAAATCAGTAGGCATAGAATCAGCGTCTGTTAAAACCAAAGCATCTACCATTGGCTCAAGAGGGAGTTTCACTCCAGGCTCCCCAGCTGCGCCTTCTATTTTTTCTGCATCCTTAGAGAGTTGTCTTTCTGTCGGCTGCAAACTGTTATCTTTACTGGCATCCCCAGATGACAAACAGCCTGAAGAAGGCCTGCCCACTGTCCCTGTGGACTGGGTGTGTGGCTCCAATGTTGattcagcactgcagtgctgctcctccatgtggtcctttcctgcagctacCCAAACGCTTGCTGCCTCTGTGTGTCTCTCAGTTCGTTTTTCACCTGGAGAACTAGTGCTCCGCTGTTTATCTTCTTTCTTTGGTCCAATGCCAGGACAAGTTTCAGTACCTAAGTGCAACAGGAAAAACAGTTCCCGTGTTTTTAAATGATTCAAAGCATCAGCCCAGGGGGGAAAGAGTATACTGTGATTTGATAACACTGTAACCTAATGCTTTAAAATGCACTCGCATAAAGGGCAGGTTATTTTATGCTCCAGAGTCAGAATAAAACTTTCGTTAGTGGTCTGAAAAGCTGACTCATGATTCAGCAAAGTATTTGCACACATTCTTGCAGGTAAAGCACATGCTTTAGTGCCCTCCTATAAAGAGTCACTCCCATACTTCAAACTCTATATGTATGTTACTATCTTTCTGAACAGCCACATTTCTTCTAAGGCGTATTTTATGTGAGTGCATCTCATGGAGGCCTGGAGTACAG is from Patagioenas fasciata isolate bPatFas1 chromosome 3, bPatFas1.hap1, whole genome shotgun sequence and encodes:
- the CNST gene encoding consortin isoform X2, with translation MDDREFPPNDLQIDSKDSLHADCRVKSLTSCLISSADENENQLDNDGNKVLTSSSIAMGRQDKGEQDSINNNENMDSGDCTPNCKEGETERSVNVHMDPQLEEKPITEKQPGGKRSPRSKRSSSKKSKDSDSVRVEGAVEANENFQQKETLQSLFSLLREEVEQMDSKILPLCLHQIAETYFQEEEYEKAMKFIQLERLYHEQLLANLSSIQEQWERKWKTAVPGPVTALRNSAKELSGEELEKLTRVCSSHQQPQAYKNQLVAAENTWESSCLLQLMESKNVMEREAAALKSGTETCPGIGPKKEDKQRSTSSPGEKRTERHTEAASVWVAAGKDHMEEQHCSAESTLEPHTQSTGTVGRPSSGCLSSGDASKDNSLQPTERQLSKDAEKIEGAAGEPGVKLPLEPMVDALVLTDADSMPTDLVPADKGVQADRNLLRSKHDADPSEITSGQPGNSNLKQQQKQPDDDRSSQDRTASNVCSGCNKVSEHENTAHLQVCKEIQRTAGQEEKVNNEEQEDLFLRFLNGNIIDTEESFANLGSQEDFDAVPDISPERASYNSLEALSLDDSFSSLDELARRIEIAEIAPAEGLVSILKKRDDREGKTIAQVQQKQTKRRVRFQEIEDTLDQDEVAGGSCILLVLLCIATVFLSIGGTALYCTFGDMESPVCTDFAANMDFYYTQILQRMEELKHWIAFS
- the CNST gene encoding consortin isoform X1; the protein is MDDREFPPNDLQIDSKDSLHADCRVKSLTSCLISSADENENQLDNDGNKVLTSSSIAMGRQDKGEQDSINNNENMDSGDCTPNCKEGETERSVNVHMDPQLEEKPITEKQPGGKRSPRSKRSSSKKSKGIPTVGTTAIKEENTLITDSDSVRVEGAVEANENFQQKETLQSLFSLLREEVEQMDSKILPLCLHQIAETYFQEEEYEKAMKFIQLERLYHEQLLANLSSIQEQWERKWKTAVPGPVTALRNSAKELSGEELEKLTRVCSSHQQPQAYKNQLVAAENTWESSCLLQLMESKNVMEREAAALKSGTETCPGIGPKKEDKQRSTSSPGEKRTERHTEAASVWVAAGKDHMEEQHCSAESTLEPHTQSTGTVGRPSSGCLSSGDASKDNSLQPTERQLSKDAEKIEGAAGEPGVKLPLEPMVDALVLTDADSMPTDLVPADKGVQADRNLLRSKHDADPSEITSGQPGNSNLKQQQKQPDDDRSSQDRTASNVCSGCNKVSEHENTAHLQVCKEIQRTAGQEEKVNNEEQEDLFLRFLNGNIIDTEESFANLGSQEDFDAVPDISPERASYNSLEALSLDDSFSSLDELARRIEIAEIAPAEGLVSILKKRDDREGKTIAQVQQKQTKRRVRFQEIEDTLDQDEVAGGSCILLVLLCIATVFLSIGGTALYCTFGDMESPVCTDFAANMDFYYTQILQRMEELKHWIAFS